A segment of the Streptomyces sp. XD-27 genome:
GCGCGGTGCTCGTCGCCGCCGCACTGACCGGTACGGCCATCGCGTGCAGCAGCGGTACGCCCGCGGGTCACCTGGACCGCCATGAGGCCCCCGGAGCGACGGCCCGGGACGCCGGGGGATTCACCCTGGTGGCCACCGGCGACCTCCTCATCCATGCCTCGGTCATCCGTCAGGCGCGGGCGGACGCGGGCGGCGACGGCTACGACTTCCGGCGCATGCTCACCGGGGTCAAGCCCATGGTCACGGACGCCGACCTGGCGATATGCCACATGGAGACCGTGTACGGGGCCGACGGCGGGCCGTTCACCGGCTACCCGGCGTTCAAGACCCCGCCGCAGCTCGCCCAGGCGGTCAGGTCGCTGGGCTACGACGCGTGCTCCACCGCCTCCAACCACACGCTCGACGCCGGAGCCGCCGGGGTGACCCGCACCCTCGACGCCATGGACCGGGCCGGCCTGGGGCACGCCGGCTCGGCCCGCTCCGCCGCGGAGCGCCGCCACCTGACCCTGCTGAAGGCGGGTGGCGCCAAGGTCGCCCAACTCGCCTACACCTACGGGACGAACGGCATCCCCGTCCCCAAGGGAAAGCCCTGGCTGGTCAACCGCATCGATCCGGCCCGCATCATCAAGGACGCCCGCGCCGCCCGCCGCGCCGGAGCCGACGTCGTCGTGGTGAGCACGCACTGGGGCACCGAGTGGCAGGAGGCGCCGGACGCGCTCCAGCGCTCCCTCGCCAGGAAACTCACCGCCTCGGCCACCCGCGGCCGCCGCGACATCGACCTCGTCATCGGCACCCACGCCCACGTCCCCCAGGCGTACGAGAAGGTCAACGGCACCTGGGTCGTGTACGGCATGGGCGACCAGGTCGCGGGCGTCATGAACGACGCGCGCGGCCAGATGGGGTCGGCCGCGCGCTTCACCTTCGCCCCGCCCACCGCCCGCGGCCGGGCCTGGACCGTGACGAAGGCGGAGTTCATCCCGCACATCGTGGACAACGACCCCATCACCGTGGTGAACCTCCCCCGGGCACTGGAGAAGCACCCCGGCGACGGCCGCTACCGCGCCGCGCTGGAGCGCGTCCGGGACGCCGTCCACAGCCGGGGCGCCGAGCAGGACGGCCTGGTCATGGGCCGCTGACGGCCCGCCCGGTCTCCCGGTCGGGCCGGTGACGGCCTCGGTCCACGGCCGGTGACGGCCTCAGTCCACCAACTCGTCGGGGCACGGCGTCCCGCGCGGCAGCTTGTAGCGCGCCCCTATGCGGTACGTGCCGGGCCGCGGGGCGTGCAGCACCGTCCACTCGTCCTTCGGCTGCCCTTCCCGGGCCTCCTGGACCTCCTTGACCAGGCAGCCCTGCGTGTTCACCGCGGGGGCGCCGCCGTGCCCCCGCTTCGGCGGTGCGACGTTCCGGCCCTCGGCGTCTATCAGGCCGAGCCAGGGCGAGTACGGTATCCGGATCAGCACCGGGCCCGCGGCCTTCACGTCGATGGTCAGCTTCACGTCCCGGGCGCTGCGGACGACGGCCGGCGGGTCCGCCATCGGCACCGGGTCCCGCACCTTGTACAGGGTCCAGTGGGCGTCGGACCACACCTTGTCCAGGTACGGCTGGCCCGCGGCGACCAACTCCGCCTCCGCCTTCCCCGCCCCCGTACCGTCCGGCTTGTCCTCGGGCAGGACCACGTAGCGCACCGCCCAGCGCCGCAGCCAGTCGTGGTAGCGGGATGCGTCGAGCGTGCCGTCGTAGAAGAGCGGGTTGCGCTCCTTGTCCGCCTGGCGGTTCCAGCCGCGCGCCATGTTGAAGTGGGGTGCGATCGCCGACGACTCGCGGTGGCTGCTCGTGGGCACCACCTCGACCCGGCCGCGCTCCGCGTGCTCCTGCGCCAGGCGGTCCAGCAGCGGCGTCAGCTCGCTCGCCTCCCAGGACGCCGACGGTGTGGTCCTGATGACATCGTCGGCCGACTTCCACACGGGATCCGTCCCCACCGTCACGACGGCCACGGCCAGCACGGCCCACTTGCCCAGCACGACCCGCCTCCGGCGAACGGCACGCAGCAGCACGGCACGGATGTCCTTGCGGGCGGGCAGCGCGGCGATCAGCACCACCCCGCCGAAGACCCCGCCGAACCGGTTGATGTTGGAGCCTATCTGCGAGGGGATCAGAAAGACGAGGACGACCGCGACCGCGTAGAGGAGTCCGGCGATCCGGACCGTACGCCACGTCTTCGGCGCGAAGACGAAGGCCGCCACGCCGCTCAGGAACGGCACGACCCCCGAGTTGAGGCTCATCGGCATGGTCCCCGAGAACGGGAACAGCCAATGAGACAGACCGACCACCACCGCGGGCGTGACGCCGAGCGCGTACCCGGCGGCGCGCCGCCCGGTCAGCCACAGGGCCGCGGCCACGATCCCGACGTACAGCCCGGCGACCGGGCTGGAGGCGGTCGCCAGTCCGGACAGCAGCGCCGCGAGGCCGCCCCGCGCCAGCCGGTGGGTCCACCGCCGCGACCGCCACTTCCGCGGCCACGCGAAGACGACGGCCACCGCCGCCAGACCGAACATCATGCCCAGCCCGAACGTCACCCGGCCCGAGGCCGCGTTGCAGATCAGCGCGACCGTCCCGTACAGCGCGGGCCACAGCGGGCGGCGCACCGCGCGGCTGCGCACCAGCAGCAGCGCCAGCAGCCCGGCGGACACGGTGCCCGCGATCACCATGGTGGTGCGGACGCCGAGGACCGCCATCAGATAAGGCGAGAGCGCGCTGTACGACACCGGGTGCATCCCGCCGAACCAGGCGAGCGAGTACGCGTAGTCCGGATGGTCCGCCGCGAACTCCGCCCAGGCGTCCTGCGCGGCCAGATCGCCTCCGCTGTTCGCGATCAGCCGCACCCACGCCAGGTGCAGGACCGCGGCGACGACGAGCGAGACGGACACGGGGTGCGCCAGGACCTTCCCGAGCCGGCCGCGGCCACGGTCGGAGGGCGCACCGCTCTCCGGCGGCGCGCCGTCCTCGGACGCGAGCGGTCCTCCCCGGTCCTCCTCCGGTCCGGGCCTGTCCGCCCCCGACCCGAGCCTGTCCTCCCCCGATCCGAGCCGTTCCTCCCCCGGGCCGCGCTGCGCCGGTAAACGCGGTTCCCTGGCGGTCTCCTGACCCCTCTTCCGTATGCAGGCCGGATCCCCGGTGCTCACTCGGCTCTCACCTGTCCTCCCCCGTCCCCCGAGCTCGTAAGGACCAAGCGTACGGAACGGCACCGTACTGCCGGGGCGAGGGGGCGGCACCGGGATGTCCCCGCGGAGGTCCCGGGGCCTCAGAGGCTGATCTCGGGCCGGTGGTGGTCCAGCCACAGGGCGAGGTCGACCACCCGCTCCAGCCGCAGGCGGTGGCCCCAGGACAGCGCGTCGGGCGGGGTGTCCAGGCAGGCCTTGACGACGTTCTCGTCGGCGATGTCGCGCACCTGCCCGTGGTGGGCGTCCAGGGCGTCGCGGGCCATCGCCTGGAGTCCGCGGTTGTAGTCGGGGTGGTGCGTGGCCGGATAGTGGTTCTTGGCCCGCCACAGAACCGATGCGGGGGCGAGACCGGTGCCCACGTCCCGCAGCAGGCTCTTCTCCCGGCCGTCGTGGCTCTTCAGCGCCCAGGGGGTGTTGAAGGCGTATTCGACGAGCCGGTGGTCGCAGTACGGGACGCGGACCTCCAGTCCCTGGGCCATGCTGAGGCGGTCCTTGCGGTGCAGGAGCTGGCGCAGCCAACGCGTGAGTGAGAGGTGCTGCATCTCGCGCTGCCGGTGCTCGGCCGGGGTCTCGTCCTCGGTGTGGGGTACGGCGGCGAGCGCGTCGCGGTGGGCGTCGGCGCGGAACTCGGCGATCCGCAGGGTCGCGGCGAGGTCCGGGTTCAGCGGCATGGCGGCCTCGTCCCCGGTCACCAGCAGCCAGGGGAAGGTGGGCGCGGCCAGCGCTTTGGGGTCGTGGAACCAGGGGTAGCCGCCGAAGACCTCGTCCGCGGCCTCGCCGGACAGGGCGACGGTGGAGTGCTCCCGGATGCGGCCGAAGAGCAGGTAGAGGGAGGTGTCCATGTCGCCGACGCCGATCGGCGAGTCGCGGGCGGCGACGACCGCCCGGCGGTGCTCGGGGTCGAGCAGGTCGTGCGGGTCCAGTACGACCGTGGCGTGGTCGGTGCCGATGTACGCGCCCGCCTCGGTGGCGTACGGGGTGTCGTGCCCGGTGCGCAGGACGTCGCCGGTGAACCGCTCTGCTTGGTCGCTGTAGTCCACGGCGTACGAGCGGATCCGGGCGTCCGGGCCCTCGCGGCGGCGCAGTTCCGCGGCGAGGAGGGCGGTCAGCACGGTGGAGTCGAGGCCGCCGGAGAGCAGGCTGCAGCGGGGGACGTCGGCGTCGAGTTGGGTCCGGGCGGCGTGGCCGACCAGGTCGGCGATCCGCTCGACGGTGCCGTCCGGGTCGTCGGTGTGGGGCCGGGCCTCCAGCCGCCAGTACAGGCGCTCGGTGACGCCGCCCCGGTCGAGGGTGAGCAGGCCGCCGGGCGGGACCTCGCGGACGCCGCTCCACAGGGTGGGGCCGGTGCTGAAGAGCAGGCTGTACGCCTCGCGCAGCCCGTCGGCGTCCACCCGGGGATTCAGCTCGGGATGGGCGAACAGCGCCTTGGGTTCGGAGGCGAACGCGAGGCCGCCACCGATCCGGGCCCAGTACAGGGGCTTGACGCCGAGCCTGTCGCGTACCAGCAGCAGCCGCTGCCGCCGCTCGTCCCAGACCGCGAAGGCGAACATGCCCTCCAGGTGTTCGGCGAGCCCGGCTCCCCACTGCTCGTAGGCGCGCAGCACGACCTCGGTGTCGGAGCGGGTACGGAAGCCGTGGCCGAGGCGGCGCAGTTCGGCGCGGAGCTCGTGGTGGTTGTAGACCTCGCCGCTGTACGTGAGCACGGTGGCGGCGGCGTCGTCGCCGGGGCGGGTCGCGCTCATGGGCTGGGCGCCGCCCTCGATGTCGATGACGGCCAGCCGGCGGTGGCCGAGCGCGGCGTGCTCGCCGAGCCAGATTCCGGCGGCGTCGGGCCCCCGGGCGGCCAGGGTGGCGGTCATGGCCTCGATGGCGGGGGTGT
Coding sequences within it:
- a CDS encoding CapA family protein, whose product is MPPHKLPRAVLVAAALTGTAIACSSGTPAGHLDRHEAPGATARDAGGFTLVATGDLLIHASVIRQARADAGGDGYDFRRMLTGVKPMVTDADLAICHMETVYGADGGPFTGYPAFKTPPQLAQAVRSLGYDACSTASNHTLDAGAAGVTRTLDAMDRAGLGHAGSARSAAERRHLTLLKAGGAKVAQLAYTYGTNGIPVPKGKPWLVNRIDPARIIKDARAARRAGADVVVVSTHWGTEWQEAPDALQRSLARKLTASATRGRRDIDLVIGTHAHVPQAYEKVNGTWVVYGMGDQVAGVMNDARGQMGSAARFTFAPPTARGRAWTVTKAEFIPHIVDNDPITVVNLPRALEKHPGDGRYRAALERVRDAVHSRGAEQDGLVMGR
- a CDS encoding DMT family transporter; translated protein: MSVSLVVAAVLHLAWVRLIANSGGDLAAQDAWAEFAADHPDYAYSLAWFGGMHPVSYSALSPYLMAVLGVRTTMVIAGTVSAGLLALLLVRSRAVRRPLWPALYGTVALICNAASGRVTFGLGMMFGLAAVAVVFAWPRKWRSRRWTHRLARGGLAALLSGLATASSPVAGLYVGIVAAALWLTGRRAAGYALGVTPAVVVGLSHWLFPFSGTMPMSLNSGVVPFLSGVAAFVFAPKTWRTVRIAGLLYAVAVVLVFLIPSQIGSNINRFGGVFGGVVLIAALPARKDIRAVLLRAVRRRRVVLGKWAVLAVAVVTVGTDPVWKSADDVIRTTPSASWEASELTPLLDRLAQEHAERGRVEVVPTSSHRESSAIAPHFNMARGWNRQADKERNPLFYDGTLDASRYHDWLRRWAVRYVVLPEDKPDGTGAGKAEAELVAAGQPYLDKVWSDAHWTLYKVRDPVPMADPPAVVRSARDVKLTIDVKAAGPVLIRIPYSPWLGLIDAEGRNVAPPKRGHGGAPAVNTQGCLVKEVQEAREGQPKDEWTVLHAPRPGTYRIGARYKLPRGTPCPDELVD
- the asnB gene encoding asparagine synthase (glutamine-hydrolyzing) — translated: MCGITGWVSFHTDARHHTPAIEAMTATLAARGPDAAGIWLGEHAALGHRRLAVIDIEGGAQPMSATRPGDDAAATVLTYSGEVYNHHELRAELRRLGHGFRTRSDTEVVLRAYEQWGAGLAEHLEGMFAFAVWDERRQRLLLVRDRLGVKPLYWARIGGGLAFASEPKALFAHPELNPRVDADGLREAYSLLFSTGPTLWSGVREVPPGGLLTLDRGGVTERLYWRLEARPHTDDPDGTVERIADLVGHAARTQLDADVPRCSLLSGGLDSTVLTALLAAELRRREGPDARIRSYAVDYSDQAERFTGDVLRTGHDTPYATEAGAYIGTDHATVVLDPHDLLDPEHRRAVVAARDSPIGVGDMDTSLYLLFGRIREHSTVALSGEAADEVFGGYPWFHDPKALAAPTFPWLLVTGDEAAMPLNPDLAATLRIAEFRADAHRDALAAVPHTEDETPAEHRQREMQHLSLTRWLRQLLHRKDRLSMAQGLEVRVPYCDHRLVEYAFNTPWALKSHDGREKSLLRDVGTGLAPASVLWRAKNHYPATHHPDYNRGLQAMARDALDAHHGQVRDIADENVVKACLDTPPDALSWGHRLRLERVVDLALWLDHHRPEISL